The Drosophila bipectinata strain 14024-0381.07 chromosome 2L, DbipHiC1v2, whole genome shotgun sequence genome has a segment encoding these proteins:
- the RpS2 gene encoding small ribosomal subunit protein uS5 translates to MADAAPARSGFRGGFGSRGGRGGRGRGRGRGARGRGKEDSKEWVPVTKLGRLVREGKIKSLEEIYLYSLPIKEFEIIDFFLGSALKDEVLKIMPVQKQTRAGQRTRFKAFVAIGDNNGHIGLGVKCSKEVATAIRGAIILAKLSVVPVRRGYWGNKIGKPHTVPCKVTGKCGSVSVRLIPAPRGTGIVSAPVPKKLLTMAGIEDCYTSARGSTGTLGNFAKATYAAIAKTYAYLTPDLWKEMPLGSTPYQAYSDFLSKPTARLHADA, encoded by the coding sequence ATGGCGGACGCAGCTCCAGCCCGTAGTGGATTCCGTGGAGGATTTGGTTCTCGTGGTGGTCGCGGTGGACGCGGTCGTGGCCGTGGACGCGGTGCTCGCGGCCGTGGCAAGGAGGACTCCAAGGAGTGGGTTCCAGTGACCAAGCTTGGTCGTCTGGTCCGTGAAGGCAAGATCAAGTCTCTGGAGGAGATCTACCTGTACTCTCTCCCCATCAAAGAGTTCGAGATCATCGACTTCTTCTTGGGCTCTGCTCTGAAGGATGAGGTGCTGAAGATCATGCCTGTCCAGAAGCAGACCCGTGCCGGTCAGCGTACCCGCTTCAAGGCTTTCGTTGCTATCGGCGACAACAACGGCCACATTGGTCTGGGAGTCAAGTGCAGCAAGGAAGTGGCCACCGCCATTCGCGGAGCCATCATTCTTGCCAAGCTCTCCGTTGTGCCTGTGCGCCGTGGCTACTGGGGTAACAAGATCGGTAAGCCCCATACCGTGCCCTGCAAGGTTACCGGCAAGTGCGGCTCCGTCTCCGTGCGTCTCATCCCAGCTCCCCGTGGTACTGGCATCGTCTCTGCCCCCGTGCCAAAGAAGCTGTTGACCATGGCCGGTATTGAGGATTGCTACACCTCGGCTCGTGGCTCCACTGGCACCCTCGGCAACTTCGCCAAGGCCACCTATGCTGCCATCGCCAAGACGTACGCTTACCTCACCCCTGATTTGTGGAAGGAGATGCCCCTGGGATCCACCCCATACCAAGCATACTCCGACTTCCTGTCCAAGCCCACTGCTCGTCTGCACGCCGATGCCTAA
- the Bka gene encoding rRNA-processing protein FCF1 homolog has product MGKHKKTQKVKKQRNAQLKRLMKPTDTRLKEKNRVIKEKKKDPHQMKVHEATQQSSALFFQYNTQLGPPYHIVLDTNFINFSIKNKLDIVQGMMDCLYAKCIPYISDCVRAELEKLGNKYKLALRIISDPRFERLPCLHKGTYADDCLVERVRQHKCYIVATNDKDLKNRIRKIPGVPIMYVAAHKYAIERMPEAYGVKA; this is encoded by the exons ATG GGCAAACACAAGAAAACTCAAAAAGTGAAGAAGCAGCGAAATGCCCAGCTGAAACGTTTGATGAAACCAACAGACACCAGGCTGAAGGAAAAAAACCGGGTGATAAAGGAAAAGAAGAAGGATCCGCACCAGATGAAGGTGCACGAGGCAACCCAGCAAAGCTCCGCTCTCTTCTTCCAGTACAACACCCAGCTGGGTCCTCCCTATCACATCGTCCTCGACACGAACTTTATTAATTTCAGCATCAAAAACAAACTAGATATTGTGCAGGGAATGATGGACTGCTTGTACGCAAAGTGCATACCATACATTTCAGACTGTGTACGCGCTGAGCTGGAGAAACTTGGAAACAAATACAAGCTGGCCCTGCGCATAATTTCCGATCCTCGGTTCGAGCGGCTTCCATGCCTGCACAAGGGTACCTATGCAGATGACTGCTTGGTGGAGAGGGTGCGCCAACACAAGTGCTACATTGTGGCCACCAACGACAAGGATCTGAAGAACCGCATTCGGAAGATCCCGGGAGTGCCTATTATGTACGTTGCGGCGCACAAATACGCCATTGAAAGGATGCCAGAAGCCTACGGCGTAAAGGCGTAG